From Pyrenophora tritici-repentis strain M4 chromosome 1, whole genome shotgun sequence, the proteins below share one genomic window:
- a CDS encoding Patatin yields the protein MSWTQVDFSCVRYSPVEGTHYFHDPAYPASIQFLLSGRWESWDVSYVKHKAQDPDIRRIAEEAETRLIRDPYAGYAPWPSPPPSSTGPPPLGPGHGQATPDPNIHPALLTPPSSTAVEQAVPPSPRDLSTPPSATAPPTTYASPYAPRPVINDAPTQSAEHIPAGQTPPNDVPHNHSSSGPSPPQFRPITCDPAFAPPKRAESPQKAILSRTRETKILLSIDGDGIRGLSALLLVESLVNAICVKVGQRLDSHQIFDLTGGSSLGGVIAIMLCRLRMQAYRAREAYKQIAKQVFCNKRDYFKYLDPHAHSRTVDDTALENEIKNVIQQELGNPDEILLDVRPDSGDVFAITTQMDIGTNRAALIRSYQTRRITGPDLDQNMPIWKAMKATSAASRYVQSEPGFPQRFVIEKGLVDHGTSKNNPVRDILFECRKLFRYANDMMIVVSVGTGVGINRNNEIPEMANSVEDRKSEARAWSEKFETEHSALMERNWMKYFRFDVTGLEDVPLEEWCHEDLIMKKTSEYLAQAEVGERFYACVDAIAALLLGPQGR from the exons ATGTCGTGGACCCAGGTAGACTTCAGTTGTGTACGGTACTCACCCGTAGAAGGTACACACTATTTCCATGACCCCGCATACCCTGCTTCCATCCAGTTCCTGCTTTCCGGTCGCTGGGAATCATGGGACGTCAGCTACGTAAAACA CAAGGCCCAGGACCCTGATATACGCCGCATTGCAGAGGAAGCCGAGACGCGACTTATTAGGGATCCATACGCAGGATATGCTCCCTGGCCGTCTCCACCTCCATCCTCTACAGGTCCTCCACCGCTAGGTCCTGGCCATGGACAGGCCACACCCGACCCTAACATACATCCAGCTCTCCTTACACCACCATCATCTACGGCAGTCGAGCAAGCTGTTCCACCATCGCCACGAGATCTTAGTACACCCCCGTCAGCGACGGCCCCACCTACCACTTATGCTTCTCCATATGCACCCCGACCTGTTATCAATGATGCCCCCACACAGTCGGCGGAGCATATTCCAGCGGGGCAGACGCCACCAAACGATGTCCCTCACAACCACAGCAGTAGTGGACCATCGCCTCCACAGTTCAGGCCCATCACATGTGATCCCGCGTTCGCTCCTCCAAAAAGAGCGGAATCGCCCCAGAAAGCCATCCTCTCGCGTACACGTGAAACCAAGATCTTGCTTTCAATTGATGGCGATGGTATCCGAGGATTGTCTGCTCTTCTTTTGGTCGAATCACTGGTCAATGCAATATGTGTCAAAGTCGGGCAGCGCCTAGACAGTCATCAGATCTTTGACTTGACAGGCGGTAGCTCTCTCGGTGGTGTGATAGCCATCATGCTTTGCCGCCTTCGCATGCAAGCTTATCGAGCCAGGGAAGCATACAAGCAGATTGCAAAGCAGGTGTTCTGTAACAAGCGAGACTATTTCAAGTATCTGGATCCTCACGCACATTCACGAACAGTCGATGACACTGCGCTGGAGAATGAGATCAAGAATGTCATACAACAAGAGTTGGGTAACCCAGATGAGATACTTCTGGACGTACGCCCAGATTCAGGAGATGT CTTTGCAATCACTACGCAAATGGATATCG GTACCAACCGAGCAGCACTGATACGGTCGTACCAAACTCGACGCATTACCGGCCCGGACCTAGAccaaaatatgcccatatGGAAAGCAATGAAGGCGACCTCTGCCGCCTCAAGATACGTACAATCAGAGCCCGGATTCCCCCAACGCTTTGTAATCGAAAAAGGCCTCGTAGATCACGGAACATCGAAGAACAACCCTGTACGAGACATACTCTTCGAGTGCCGGAAGCTATTTCGCTATGCCAATGACATGATGATTGTGGTCTCCGTCGGTACCGGTGTAGGTATAAATCGCAACAATGAAATACCCGAGATGGCGAATAGCGTTGAAGACCGAAAATCTGAGGCGAGAGCATGGAGCGAAAAGTTTGAGACGGAACATAGTGCTCTTATGGAGAGGAATTGGATGAAATACTTTAGGTTCGATGTTACGGGCTTGGAGGACGTCCCGCTAGAGGAGTGGTGCCATGAAGATCTTATCATGAAGAAGACGTCAGAATACCTGGCACAGGCTGAGGTGGGAGAGAGGTTTTATGCATGCGTGGACGCAATTGCGGCGCTGTTGCTAGGTCCGCAAGGGAGGTAA
- a CDS encoding 60S ribosomal protein L28: MATTISHDLAWEVTKGRSSTLVKRANGVQFSRDPLNLRNVYSRKNEGSIANKAIGVIPGKEGGVTLLIKKANKHHQPASSIQTTTFGPAKSTRKTYSAIVNSTTKRNYRPDLRKDAVAKASAIRKSQRPVKADKPSKVRGVKAKAAAEKA; this comes from the exons ATGGCCACCACTATTTCGCACGATCTTGCCTGGGAGGTTACCA AGGGACGCAGCTCTACGCTCGTCAAGAGGGCGAATGGCGTCCAGTTCTCGCGCGATCCTCTTAACCTGAGGAACGTGTACAGCCGCAAG AACGAGGGCTCCATCGCCAACAAG GCTATCGGTGTCATTCCAGGAAAGGAGGGTGGTGTCACACTTCTGATCAAGAAGGCCAACAAGCACCACCAGCCCGCGTCCTCCATCCAGACCACCACCTTCGGCCCCGCCAAGTCTACCCGCAA GACCTACTCCGCAATCGTCAACTCCACCACCAAGCGCAACTACCGCCCCGACCTCCGCAAAGATGCCGTCGCCAAGGCTTCTGCCATCCGCAAGAGCCAGAGACCCGTCAAGGCCGACAAGCCATCAAAGGTCCGGGGTGTCAAGGCAAAGGCCGCCGCTGAGAAGGCATAG
- a CDS encoding AIRC domain containing protein, protein MNSPPASAPKPAVTMMSFVPASVAAKRKPATIPSAAAAPAPQMKTSTPSDSSSLEQDLKRLLNLNSAGETSSVR, encoded by the coding sequence ATGAACAGTCCTCCTGCGTCAGCACCCAAGCCTGCCGTTACCATGATGTCCTTCGTCCCCGCATCTGTTGCTGCGAAACGCAAGCCGGCTACTATCCCTTCAGCCGCTGCTGCCCCCGCCCCACAGATGAAAACTTCCACACCTTCCGATTCGTCATCTTTGGAGCAGGACCTCAAGCGTTTACTTAATCTCAACTCGGCTGGCGAAACGTCCAGCGTGAGATAA